One genomic region from Gossypium hirsutum isolate 1008001.06 chromosome D13, Gossypium_hirsutum_v2.1, whole genome shotgun sequence encodes:
- the LOC107918765 gene encoding putative zinc finger protein CONSTANS-LIKE 11: MCSSTWLISEAGIGFFSLYRVVFVRIEESIEPNYRPTAVVYCKVRGNNGMEPVCDFCRGERAVVYCKSDSARLCLSCDGCVHSANLLSCRHVRSLLCEKCNSQSAVVRCLDEKLSLCQDCDGNGNGCSSLGHWREALNSYTDCPSLAEFRRIWSSVLGASSPAVFDVDWPVGASTANDNCFTNCLNQIDQGGSFELAGTKLNELGSCPKLKPCMISSSLISPNANYIPYCKDGEPVFSEEPNMPKGFSDLRDFKVPDGDDLCEGLNINDVQFSFKTANEIFGGSQGQTRYQFEKVGTDGPIMDKTLPVIKSNGPSKNMLEALPSGQKECLPFPSSQVGCSASMMATMIGTSNCMLMNPSCNRNINLGYPVGQVPSNLAPSPSNITVKNSPADFQDCGLPPAFLTGDSHFQNLEASCPQARDKAKIRYNEKKKTRIFGKQIRYASRKARADTRKRVKGRFVKAGEEYDYDPLVARNF, encoded by the exons ATGTGTTCTTCGACATGGCTGATTTCAGAAGCCGGGATTGGGTTCTTTTCATTGTATAG GGTAGTTTTTGTTAGGATTGAGGAATCAATAGAGCCGAATTACCGCCCAACTGCAGTGGTTTACTGTAAAGTTAGGGGGAATAACGGGATGGAACCTGTATGCGATTTTTGTCGAGGGGAAAGAGCAGTGGTTTACTGTAAATCGGATTCGGCTCGGCTTTGCTTGAGCTGTGATGGGTGCGTTCACTCTGCAAATTTGTTGTCATGTAGACACGTTCGTTCACTTTTGTGTGAGAAATGCAATTCTCAATCTGCAGTTGTTAGGTGTTTGGATGAGAAATTGTCTCTTTGTCAGGATTGTGATGGTAATGGCAATGGTTGCTCGAGTTTGGGGCATTGGCGAGAGGCCCTCAATTCTTATACGGATTGTCCTTCTTTGGCTGAGTTTAGAAGAATCTGGTCTTCGGTTCTTGGTGCTTCGTCTCCTGCTGTTTTTGATGTTGATTGGCCAGTCGGTGCTTCAACTGCTAACGACAATTGTTTCACTAACTGTTTGAATCAAATAGACCAAGGGGGCTCATTTGAACTGGCTGGTACAAAGTTAAATGAACTAGGTTCATGTCCTAAGCTAAAGCCTTGTATGATTTCATCTTCTCTGATATCACCAAATGCAAATTACATCCCTTACTGCAAAGATGGAGAACCTGTTTTCTCAGAGGAGCCGAATATGCCAAAG GGTTTTTCTGACCTCAGAGATTTCAAAGTTCCTGATGGTGATGACCTTTGTGAAGGCCTGAACATCAATGATGTTCAATTCAGCTTCAAAACTGCCAATGAGATATTTGGCGGTTCACAAGGCCAAACTAGGTACCAGTTTGAGAAGGTTGGGACAGATGGCCCAATTATGGACAAAACTTTACCGGTAATCAAATCTAATGGTCCTAGCAAGAACATGTTagag GCATTACCATCGGGACAAAAGGAGTGCCTGCCTTTTCCATCCTCTCAAGTCGGTTGCTCAGCTAGTATGATGGCTACCATGATTGGCACTTCTAATTGCATGCTTATGAATCCGAGTTGTAACCGAAACATCAATCTAGGATATCCTGTTGGCCAAGTTCCTTCAAACTTAGCTCCTTCACCATCCAACATTACAGTGAAAAATAGCCCTGCTGATTTTCAAGACTGTGGATTGCCACCAGCTTTTCTAACTGGTGACTCCCATTTCCAAAATTTGGAAGCTAGTTGCCCACAAGCTAGGGATAAAGCGAAGATAAGATacaatgaaaaaaagaaaacacgAAT ATTTGGTAAGCAAATAAGATATGCCTCCCGTAAGGCTAGGGCTGACACTAGGAAACGTGTGAAAGGCAGATTTGTGAAAGCAGGCGAAGAATATGATTATGATCCTCTCGTTGCACGGAACTTCTAA